A region from the Deltaproteobacteria bacterium genome encodes:
- a CDS encoding PmeII family type II restriction endonuclease, with the protein MKKVNLRDVTRYVEENIGAFHQQRIASIDTLKLSQVLKRKNPYLFRAKYVLTAEQIVKGLVDAHISSNEETIFGDWLEGLAIFINKKVLGGWKSGIPGIDLEFDKNKIRYIVNIKSGPNWGNSRQIRDMIANFNSARKTLRTSNSKIQVEAVNGCCYGRDRHPYKKANYYKYCGQQFWEFVSGNSNLYLEIIEPLGHKAKEKNENFMKSYSQMINKFTREFANDYCKDDGSIDWDKLVHFNSAMAQPKI; encoded by the coding sequence ATGAAAAAAGTAAACCTGCGAGATGTAACCAGATACGTTGAAGAAAACATTGGGGCTTTTCATCAGCAACGTATTGCAAGCATAGATACTCTCAAACTTTCGCAAGTCCTCAAAAGAAAAAACCCGTACCTGTTTAGAGCGAAGTATGTGTTGACTGCGGAACAGATTGTAAAGGGGCTTGTTGACGCGCATATTTCTTCTAACGAAGAAACCATCTTTGGCGATTGGTTAGAAGGTCTTGCGATATTTATCAATAAGAAGGTCTTAGGTGGTTGGAAGTCAGGAATTCCAGGCATTGATCTTGAGTTCGATAAAAATAAGATCAGATATATTGTTAATATCAAATCCGGCCCAAACTGGGGCAACAGCCGTCAAATCAGAGACATGATAGCCAATTTTAATTCTGCACGAAAAACATTAAGGACAAGCAACTCCAAGATTCAAGTAGAAGCAGTCAATGGCTGCTGTTACGGACGAGATAGACATCCATACAAAAAAGCAAATTATTACAAATACTGTGGTCAACAATTTTGGGAGTTTGTTTCAGGCAATTCCAATTTATACTTGGAGATAATTGAACCGCTTGGACACAAGGCCAAAGAAAAGAACGAAAACTTTATGAAATCGTATTCCCAGATGATAAACAAATTTACCAGAGAATTTGCGAATGACTACTGTAAAGACGATGGTTCAATTGACTGGGACAAATTGGTCCATTTCAACTCAGCAATGGCACAACCGAAAATATGA
- a CDS encoding site-specific DNA-methyltransferase, with protein MKISTNILLGDCKDELEKLGDNSIDLIFTSPPYADSRKNTYGGIHPDKYVEWFSPISEQLLRVLKPTGTFVLNIKEKAANGERHTYVMELILAMRKQGWLWTEEFIWHKKNCYPGKWPNRFRDAWERLLQFNKTTKFNMYQEEVMVPVGDWAKGRLRNLSEIDKIRDNAKNGSGFGKNVSNWLNRKMVYPTNVLHLATECNNKNHSAVFPDELPEWFIKLFTKEKDIVLDPFMGSGTTIFVAKRMLRNSIGIEILPEYYEMVKSEIEPLTHYLCEPKVKYEKSKPARCNQIR; from the coding sequence ATGAAAATATCCACAAACATACTTTTAGGCGACTGTAAAGACGAACTGGAAAAGTTAGGCGATAATTCTATTGACCTGATTTTTACATCACCGCCTTATGCGGACAGTCGTAAAAACACCTACGGAGGCATTCATCCCGACAAATACGTTGAATGGTTTTCGCCGATTTCTGAACAGCTTTTAAGGGTATTAAAACCAACGGGCACCTTTGTTTTGAATATCAAAGAAAAGGCTGCTAACGGCGAACGACACACTTATGTTATGGAATTGATTTTAGCCATGCGCAAGCAAGGCTGGCTTTGGACAGAAGAATTTATATGGCATAAAAAAAATTGTTATCCCGGCAAATGGCCGAATCGTTTTCGTGACGCATGGGAAAGACTCTTGCAATTTAATAAAACTACGAAATTTAATATGTATCAGGAAGAAGTTATGGTACCTGTCGGCGATTGGGCAAAAGGCAGATTAAGAAACCTGAGTGAAATAGACAAAATAAGAGATAATGCTAAAAATGGGAGTGGTTTCGGAAAAAATGTTTCAAATTGGCTTAATCGGAAGATGGTTTATCCTACAAATGTTTTGCATTTGGCTACAGAATGTAATAACAAGAATCACAGCGCAGTATTTCCTGATGAATTGCCGGAATGGTTTATAAAGCTTTTCACTAAAGAAAAAGATATTGTTTTAGACCCATTCATGGGTTCAGGAACAACTATTTTTGTTGCAAAAAGGATGTTAAGGAATTCAATAGGGATTGAGATACTTCCTGAATATTATGAGATGGTAAAAAGTGAGATTGAACCGCTCACACATTATCTATGCGAGCCAAAGGTAAAATATGAAAAAAGTAAACCTGCGAGATGTAACCAGATACGTTGA
- a CDS encoding toll/interleukin-1 receptor domain-containing protein, whose protein sequence is MGKETIFFSHSSYDEKLLKKLREFILLKTGNAIEVFMSIDGQSIPLGRNWVHKIEEALNNSKLMIVFISPHSLNSHWIYFEAGFSYCKEVRVVPVGVLGVDLEQIPPPLSLLQGFNIKDARGLNNIIALINEAFSHKHEESFTESEYNEIFTADTTLANSTLQKYATVIHEIQFKISGPTNIESTLQEIHKKLIEKGIECQSTKYSTYTYGLSFVQDDKNLAIKLDPNLTGITFPILNDLIKELNNGAVEPLLFSIIFIPSINYCEALHKLTARIYQTGIRLASNGSLIYDNLEFTLERPMHIIYENRTHKFKSGSVRMQVKYLGENLSEMKLFELLDILFESNILYFEE, encoded by the coding sequence ATGGGTAAAGAAACAATCTTTTTCAGCCACTCATCTTATGACGAAAAACTCCTTAAAAAGTTGCGAGAGTTCATCCTTTTAAAGACAGGCAATGCTATTGAGGTGTTCATGTCTATCGACGGTCAGAGTATTCCTCTTGGACGTAATTGGGTTCACAAAATTGAAGAGGCGCTAAACAATTCCAAATTAATGATTGTCTTTATATCTCCCCATTCGTTAAATTCGCATTGGATATATTTTGAAGCAGGTTTTTCTTATTGTAAAGAAGTGAGAGTAGTGCCAGTTGGTGTTTTGGGTGTTGATTTAGAACAAATACCTCCTCCATTAAGTTTGCTTCAAGGATTTAATATCAAAGATGCAAGGGGTCTAAATAATATTATAGCCTTAATTAACGAAGCATTTTCCCACAAACATGAAGAATCATTTACAGAGTCAGAATATAACGAAATATTTACTGCTGATACGACACTTGCTAATAGTACCTTGCAAAAATATGCGACAGTAATTCATGAGATTCAATTTAAGATTTCAGGCCCTACTAACATAGAGTCCACATTGCAGGAAATACATAAGAAGCTAATTGAAAAGGGAATAGAATGTCAGTCTACCAAATATAGTACTTACACATATGGGCTGTCATTCGTGCAAGACGATAAAAATCTGGCTATTAAATTGGATCCAAATCTTACTGGTATAACATTCCCAATTTTAAACGATTTGATAAAAGAACTTAATAATGGTGCGGTAGAACCGTTGTTATTTTCCATCATATTTATTCCATCTATAAACTATTGTGAAGCACTACATAAATTGACAGCCAGAATTTATCAAACGGGTATCAGGCTTGCCAGCAATGGTTCACTGATTTATGATAACCTTGAATTCACTTTAGAGCGTCCTATGCACATCATCTATGAGAACCGTACACACAAGTTTAAGTCAGGAAGTGTGCGAATGCAGGTAAAATATTTGGGCGAGAATTTATCCGAGATGAAGTTGTTTGAATTGCTCGATATTCTATTCGAATCTAATATTTTATATTTTGAGGAGTAG
- a CDS encoding vitamin B12-dependent ribonucleotide reductase — protein MDAEQDIFGEGFQPSVPKKKLSSGTQKQKKIVPQLAHNAIKVLGKRYLKKDLNGNPIETPETMLWRVAENISQADKIYDPKADIEKTAEVFYEMMASLQFMPNSPTLMNAGRELQQLSACFVLPVDDSMESIFEAVKHTALIHKSGGGTGFSFSRLRPSGDIVGSTSGISSGPISFMTVFDSATEAIKQGGTRRGANMGILRIDHPDVMNFITCKEDNNKLNNFNISVAITEEFMEAAEAGREYELKNPRTGKAAGSLNAKEVFEKIVNMAWKNGDPGIIFIDRINRDNPTPHIGAIESTNPCGEQPLLPYESCNLGSINLVKMVKRQGAGVRGQGSGKSHTEPFYDPITDPRSPTPVFEIDWGKLEYVIKEAVHFLDNVIDMNRYPIPQIENMTKGNRKIGLGVMGFADMLVRLGIPYNSEEAIDIALEVMGFIQEKGKDASIKLAEKRGEFPNFKGSIYDGGSKIRNATVTTIAPTGTISMIAGCSSGIEPIFALAYTRNVLDGAELVEANPLFEEIAKERGFYTPELMKQVAKTGGLHDVNDVPDDIKRLFVTSHDISPEWHIKMQAAFQKYTDNAVSKTVNFPNEATAEDVADVYRLAYKLNCKGVTVYRDGSRDVQVLNKGEKKDAKLQTQELKHQTTVLTPKPRGDITFGATRKMKTGCGNLYITINEDEEGRPFEIFTQIGKAGGCAASQCEAIGRMASLALRSGIQVEEVIKQMRGISCHVPVGYGKEKILSCADAVARAMDWYVNYKRQIGDTRLKIHDEQMVYSDGKPHSGFLGAADVLQRGACPDCGAQMQYEEGCAKCNCGYSDCG, from the coding sequence ATGGACGCAGAACAAGACATTTTTGGAGAGGGTTTCCAGCCTTCGGTTCCAAAGAAGAAACTATCCAGCGGGACACAAAAGCAAAAGAAGATAGTTCCGCAGCTTGCGCATAATGCCATCAAGGTGCTGGGAAAACGGTATCTTAAAAAAGATCTGAATGGCAATCCCATTGAAACCCCTGAAACTATGCTCTGGCGGGTGGCAGAAAATATCAGTCAGGCTGATAAGATATATGACCCAAAGGCAGATATTGAAAAAACAGCAGAGGTTTTTTATGAGATGATGGCTTCGCTCCAGTTTATGCCAAATTCCCCGACCCTCATGAATGCCGGCAGGGAGTTGCAGCAACTCTCCGCATGTTTTGTGCTTCCGGTGGACGATTCAATGGAGAGCATATTTGAGGCTGTAAAGCATACTGCTTTAATCCATAAGAGCGGGGGAGGCACTGGTTTTTCGTTTTCAAGGCTCAGGCCGTCAGGAGATATAGTTGGCTCAACCTCCGGCATATCATCCGGCCCCATATCGTTTATGACAGTATTTGACTCTGCCACAGAGGCAATAAAACAGGGAGGCACACGGCGCGGGGCAAATATGGGGATACTGCGGATAGACCATCCTGATGTCATGAACTTTATAACCTGCAAAGAGGATAATAACAAACTTAATAATTTTAATATCTCCGTAGCTATTACAGAGGAATTTATGGAGGCTGCAGAGGCAGGCAGAGAATATGAATTGAAGAATCCGAGGACAGGAAAGGCCGCGGGAAGTCTTAATGCAAAAGAGGTCTTTGAAAAGATAGTAAATATGGCATGGAAAAACGGCGACCCCGGCATAATCTTTATTGACAGGATAAACAGGGATAATCCAACCCCGCACATAGGCGCAATAGAATCAACAAATCCATGCGGAGAGCAGCCGCTTCTGCCTTATGAGTCCTGCAACCTTGGCTCAATAAATCTTGTAAAGATGGTAAAAAGACAGGGGGCAGGGGTCAGGGGTCAGGGGTCAGGAAAATCTCACACTGAACCCTTTTACGATCCGATCACCGATCCCCGATCCCCGACCCCTGTCTTTGAAATTGATTGGGGTAAACTTGAATATGTTATAAAGGAAGCGGTTCATTTTCTTGATAATGTAATAGATATGAACCGTTATCCGATTCCCCAGATTGAAAATATGACAAAGGGCAACCGCAAGATAGGCCTTGGTGTAATGGGCTTTGCAGATATGCTGGTAAGGCTTGGCATTCCATATAATTCAGAAGAGGCAATAGACATAGCACTTGAGGTTATGGGTTTTATACAGGAAAAGGGGAAGGATGCGTCCATTAAACTCGCAGAGAAAAGGGGTGAATTCCCCAACTTTAAGGGTTCTATATACGATGGAGGCAGTAAGATAAGGAATGCCACTGTAACTACCATTGCCCCGACCGGAACAATATCTATGATAGCAGGATGCTCCTCAGGAATAGAGCCTATATTTGCGCTGGCATATACCAGAAATGTGCTTGACGGCGCTGAACTCGTAGAGGCAAATCCATTATTTGAGGAGATTGCCAAAGAGCGCGGTTTCTACACCCCGGAGCTTATGAAACAGGTTGCCAAGACAGGCGGGCTGCATGATGTGAACGATGTGCCGGATGACATAAAGAGGCTGTTTGTAACCTCCCACGATATATCCCCTGAATGGCATATAAAGATGCAGGCCGCATTTCAGAAGTATACGGACAATGCGGTTTCAAAGACTGTCAACTTCCCGAACGAGGCAACGGCTGAGGATGTTGCCGATGTTTACAGATTAGCCTATAAACTCAACTGCAAGGGTGTTACCGTTTACAGGGATGGTTCAAGGGATGTGCAGGTTTTGAATAAAGGGGAGAAAAAAGACGCTAAATTACAGACACAGGAATTGAAACATCAAACAACAGTTTTAACCCCAAAACCCAGAGGAGACATTACCTTTGGCGCAACAAGAAAGATGAAGACAGGCTGCGGAAATCTCTATATAACCATAAATGAAGATGAGGAGGGGCGGCCGTTTGAGATATTCACGCAGATCGGCAAGGCAGGCGGCTGCGCTGCATCACAGTGCGAGGCAATAGGCAGGATGGCATCGCTTGCCCTGAGAAGCGGGATACAGGTGGAAGAGGTTATCAAACAGATGCGCGGCATAAGCTGTCATGTGCCTGTGGGATACGGCAAGGAAAAAATCCTATCATGCGCTGACGCAGTTGCCAGGGCTATGGATTGGTATGTAAATTATAAGAGGCAGATTGGCGACACGAGGCTTAAGATACACGACGAGCAGATGGTTTACAGCGACGGCAAACCGCATTCCGGATTTTTAGGCGCCGCCGATGTGTTGCAGAGGGGCGCCTGTCCTGACTGTGGCGCGCAGATGCAGTATGAGGAAGGGTGCGCCAAGTGCAATTGCGGGTATTCGGATTGCGGGTAA
- a CDS encoding enoyl-CoA hydratase-related protein codes for MNKLMDILIENNLALITLNNPPVNALSLKLIAGLKEVFWDLNKKENIKIIIITGAGRTFCAGADIKELSAIKTKKEGEAFAKNGQELMDIIESSTIPVIAAINGACIGGGNELAMACHIRIASEDAWFSQPEINLGIIPGFGGSRRLTKIIGRGKAIELLITGNKISAKDALAIGLLNKIVPRDKLMDEAKELAGRIANKSRLAVSLCLKAIYGVEGEDKLFGKVCETEDKDEGIRAFLEKRQAVFKDK; via the coding sequence ATGAATAAATTGATGGATATACTTATAGAAAACAACCTTGCCCTAATCACTCTTAATAACCCGCCTGTAAATGCGCTATCTCTCAAGTTGATAGCCGGACTAAAGGAAGTTTTTTGGGATTTAAATAAAAAAGAAAATATCAAAATTATAATTATAACCGGCGCAGGCAGAACATTCTGCGCTGGCGCGGATATAAAGGAACTATCAGCGATAAAGACAAAGAAGGAGGGAGAGGCATTTGCAAAAAACGGACAGGAGTTGATGGATATTATTGAATCCTCAACCATTCCTGTAATTGCCGCTATAAATGGCGCATGTATCGGCGGAGGCAATGAGCTTGCCATGGCCTGCCATATAAGGATTGCTTCAGAGGATGCATGGTTTTCACAGCCTGAAATAAATCTTGGGATAATACCCGGTTTCGGTGGAAGCCGCAGGCTTACAAAAATAATAGGCAGAGGCAAGGCCATAGAACTCCTAATCACAGGAAACAAGATTTCGGCTAAAGATGCTTTGGCTATCGGCCTTTTAAATAAGATTGTCCCAAGAGACAAACTAATGGATGAAGCAAAAGAGCTTGCCGGCAGAATAGCAAATAAAAGCAGGCTTGCCGTAAGCTTATGCCTCAAGGCTATATATGGAGTGGAAGGAGAGGATAAACTCTTTGGCAAGGTTTGTGAAACAGAAGATAAGGATGAGGGCATACGCGCCTTTTTGGAAAAGAGACAGGCGGTATTTAAGGATAAGTAA